The [Actinobacillus] rossii genome contains a region encoding:
- the hemE gene encoding uroporphyrinogen decarboxylase, translating to MSQLKNDRYLRALLREPVDCTPVWMMRQAGRYLPEYKATRAQAGDFMSLCRHADLACEVTLQPLRRYDLDAAILFSDILTVPDAMGLGLSFGAGEGPKFARPIESKSAVENLPIPDPEVELQYVMNAVRTIRRELNGDVPLIGFSGSPWTLATYMVEGGSSKAFTKIKKMLYAEPQLLHALLDKVADSVILYLNAQIKAGAQAVMVFDTWGGVLAHRDYLDFSLQYMHKIVDGLIREHDGCKVPVTLFTKGGGLWLEHIANTGCDAIGLDWTTNIAQARAKVGHKVALQGNMDPSVLYASPERIEQEVRSILADFGEGSGHIFNLGHGIHQDVPVESPKVFVDAIHQYSKPYHSK from the coding sequence ATGAGTCAATTAAAAAATGATCGTTATCTTCGCGCGCTTTTGCGCGAGCCTGTGGATTGCACGCCTGTGTGGATGATGCGTCAAGCAGGACGTTATTTGCCAGAATATAAAGCCACTCGTGCGCAAGCAGGCGACTTTATGTCATTATGTCGTCATGCGGATTTGGCTTGTGAAGTGACACTTCAACCTTTGCGTCGTTATGATTTAGATGCCGCAATTTTGTTTTCCGATATTTTAACCGTACCAGATGCTATGGGATTGGGATTAAGTTTTGGTGCAGGCGAAGGCCCGAAATTTGCGCGTCCGATTGAGAGTAAAAGTGCGGTGGAAAATTTGCCGATTCCGGATCCTGAAGTGGAATTACAATATGTGATGAACGCGGTGCGTACTATTCGCCGCGAACTAAATGGCGACGTGCCGCTCATCGGCTTTAGCGGCAGTCCTTGGACATTGGCGACTTATATGGTGGAAGGCGGTTCAAGCAAAGCATTTACTAAAATCAAAAAAATGCTGTACGCTGAACCACAATTATTGCACGCGTTGTTGGATAAAGTGGCGGACAGTGTGATTTTGTATTTGAATGCACAAATCAAAGCGGGTGCGCAGGCGGTGATGGTGTTTGACACATGGGGCGGGGTATTGGCACACCGTGATTATCTTGATTTTTCTTTGCAATATATGCACAAAATTGTGGATGGTTTAATCCGTGAACATGACGGGTGTAAAGTGCCTGTTACCTTATTTACCAAAGGTGGTGGTTTGTGGTTGGAACACATTGCCAATACCGGCTGTGATGCTATTGGTTTAGATTGGACCACCAATATTGCACAAGCGCGCGCTAAAGTTGGGCATAAAGTGGCGTTACAAGGCAATATGGATCCTTCTGTGTTATATGCATCTCCTGAGCGTATTGAGCAAGAAGTGCGGTCAATTTTAGCGGATTTTGGCGAAGGTTCAGGCCACATATTCAATTTGGGACATGGTATTCATCAAGATGTGCCCGTTGAAAGCCCGAAAGTTTTTGTGGATGCTATTCATCAATATTCAAAACCATATCATTCTAAATAA
- a CDS encoding D-fructose-6-phosphate amidotransferase produces the protein MRNPIHKRLERFETWQNLTFMACLCERMYPNFKLFCDVIEQPEQAKLYQNILNLVWEHLTVKGAKINFENQLEKFENVIPNVNDYEFFGVVPALDACEGLSELLHAIIAGETLEQAIKISQLSMQTVATVLETEQERELTEDELKSAVEIQEELDVQWQIYRTLNDCEERDTDLILDLKSELRSAGISNIGVEIV, from the coding sequence ATGCGCAATCCAATTCACAAACGCCTTGAACGTTTTGAAACCTGGCAAAATCTCACTTTTATGGCATGTTTATGCGAACGAATGTACCCGAATTTCAAACTATTCTGTGATGTGATTGAACAACCTGAACAGGCTAAGCTTTACCAGAATATTCTTAATTTGGTTTGGGAACATTTAACGGTGAAAGGGGCAAAAATTAATTTTGAAAACCAACTGGAAAAATTCGAAAACGTGATCCCCAATGTGAATGATTATGAATTTTTCGGTGTTGTACCTGCGCTAGATGCTTGTGAAGGTTTGTCGGAATTATTACATGCGATTATTGCAGGGGAAACCTTAGAACAAGCAATTAAAATTAGCCAACTTTCAATGCAAACCGTCGCCACAGTTTTAGAAACTGAACAAGAACGCGAATTGACGGAAGATGAGCTTAAAAGTGCGGTGGAAATTCAAGAAGAATTAGATGTGCAATGGCAAATCTATCGTACCTTAAACGATTGCGAGGAACGTGATACAGATCTTATTTTAGACTTGAAATCAGAGCTCCGAAGTGCAGGGATTTCAAATATTGGCGTAGAAATTGTTTAA
- the hupA gene encoding histone family protein DNA-binding protein — MNKTDLIDAIATQAGLTKKDAKAALEATLDAISGSLKKGDAVQLIGFGTFKVNARKARTGRNPQTGAEIKIAASKAPAFVAGKALKDAVNA; from the coding sequence ATGAACAAAACAGATTTAATCGACGCAATCGCAACTCAAGCTGGTTTAACTAAAAAAGACGCAAAAGCTGCATTAGAAGCAACTTTAGATGCAATTTCAGGTAGCTTGAAAAAAGGTGACGCTGTGCAATTAATCGGCTTCGGTACTTTTAAAGTGAACGCGCGTAAAGCACGTACTGGCCGTAACCCACAAACTGGTGCTGAAATTAAAATTGCTGCATCAAAAGCGCCAGCATTCGTTGCCGGTAAAGCATTGAAAGACGCTGTGAACGCGTAA
- the glpR_2 gene encoding DeoR family transcriptional regulator, producing MKRNFNQRNTQQRRHHIMQIVQEQGEVSVEQLVQIFDTSEVTIRKDLTALETNGFLLRRYGGAVLMPQEIIEDEQDELSERKLVIAKTASERIRDHNRIIVDSGSTTAALIKQLNRKQGLVVMTNSLSVATELRSLENEPTLLMTGGTWDTRSESFQGKVAEQVLRSYDFDQLFIGADGVDLERGTTTFNELVGLSQVMAEVSREVIVMVESQKIGRKMPNLELNWQQIDVLITDHLLSEQDKVMIEQQNVEVIIAK from the coding sequence ATGAAACGAAACTTTAACCAACGTAATACTCAGCAGCGTCGCCATCATATTATGCAAATAGTGCAAGAACAAGGCGAAGTAAGCGTTGAACAGTTAGTGCAGATTTTTGACACGTCTGAAGTTACAATTCGAAAAGATTTGACCGCACTTGAAACGAATGGATTCTTATTGCGACGGTATGGCGGTGCAGTGTTAATGCCGCAAGAAATTATTGAAGATGAACAGGATGAGCTTTCGGAACGAAAGCTTGTCATAGCTAAAACAGCTTCGGAACGTATTCGTGATCATAATCGTATTATCGTAGACAGTGGTAGCACAACAGCAGCACTGATTAAGCAGTTGAACCGTAAGCAAGGGTTGGTTGTGATGACCAATTCTTTATCCGTCGCCACAGAATTGCGTTCATTAGAAAATGAACCTACGCTTTTAATGACAGGTGGAACTTGGGACACGCGTTCCGAATCCTTTCAAGGAAAAGTGGCAGAACAGGTTTTGCGTTCTTATGATTTTGACCAATTATTTATTGGTGCCGATGGCGTGGATTTGGAGCGCGGCACCACAACTTTTAATGAATTGGTTGGTCTAAGTCAAGTCATGGCAGAAGTGAGCCGCGAAGTGATTGTGATGGTGGAAAGCCAAAAAATTGGGCGTAAAATGCCAAACTTAGAATTAAATTGGCAGCAGATTGATGTGTTAATTACGGATCATTTGCTGTCAGAACAAGATAAAGTAATGATTGAGCAACAAAATGTTGAAGTAATTATTGCCAAATAA
- the glmS gene encoding glucosamine--fructose-6-phosphate aminotransferase: protein MCGIVGAVAERNIAAILVDGLHRLEYRGYDSAGVAVLGADKKMQIVRRVGKVKALDDALEAQPLLGGTGIAHTRWATHGEPSENNAHPHRSGKIAVVHNGIIENYEELKVVLQERGYVFQSQTDTEVIAHLVEWEFRSAKTLLEAVQKTVVQLRGSYGTVVMNEEDPSRLIVARSGSPLVIGYGIGENFLASDPLALLSVTRRFTYLEEGDVAEITRTTVDIYDRAGNKVTREIHEGNYENDAADKGPYRHYMQKEIFEQPVAIMNTLDGRIKDGRVNIDAIAPNAAEILSKVEHVQIVACGTSYNAGMVARYWFEAIAGVSCDVEIASEFRYRKFVTRPNSLLITLSQSGETADTLAALRLAKESGYMSAMTICNVASSSLVRESDFAFMTKAGVEIGVASTKAFTTQLTCMLLLNAAIGHLKGNLSDEQEHHIIQALQRLPAQIESALVFDKQIEKLSEDFAEKHHTLFLGRGEYYPIAMESALKLKEISYIHAEAYAAGELKHGPLALIDSEMPVVVVAPENDLLEKVKSNIEEVRARGGQLYVFADSDAGFTDADNFKTIVLPKVDEVTAPIFYTVPLQLLSYHIALIKGTDVDQPRNLAKAVTVE, encoded by the coding sequence ATGTGTGGAATCGTTGGTGCAGTAGCAGAACGTAATATAGCAGCAATTTTAGTGGATGGTTTACACCGTTTAGAATATCGTGGTTATGACTCTGCGGGTGTCGCGGTGTTAGGTGCGGACAAAAAAATGCAAATTGTGCGCCGAGTGGGTAAAGTGAAAGCTTTGGATGATGCATTAGAAGCACAACCATTATTAGGCGGAACTGGGATTGCACATACGCGTTGGGCAACACATGGTGAACCTTCAGAAAACAATGCGCACCCACACCGTAGCGGTAAAATTGCGGTCGTGCACAATGGTATTATCGAAAACTACGAAGAATTAAAAGTGGTTTTACAAGAACGTGGTTATGTATTCCAATCACAAACAGATACTGAAGTGATTGCACACCTAGTAGAATGGGAATTCCGTAGTGCAAAAACCTTATTAGAAGCGGTACAAAAAACCGTAGTTCAATTACGTGGTTCCTACGGTACCGTGGTGATGAACGAAGAAGATCCTTCTCGTTTAATTGTGGCTCGTTCAGGTTCGCCATTAGTCATCGGTTACGGTATCGGCGAAAACTTCTTAGCCTCAGATCCATTGGCATTATTAAGCGTAACTCGCCGTTTTACTTACCTTGAAGAAGGGGATGTCGCTGAAATTACACGTACGACCGTGGATATTTATGACCGCGCGGGTAATAAAGTCACTCGTGAAATTCACGAAGGTAACTACGAAAATGATGCAGCAGATAAAGGCCCATATCGTCACTATATGCAAAAAGAAATTTTTGAGCAACCAGTGGCCATTATGAATACCCTTGATGGTCGTATCAAAGATGGTCGCGTGAATATTGATGCTATTGCGCCAAATGCAGCAGAAATTTTAAGCAAAGTAGAACACGTACAAATCGTAGCTTGTGGTACATCATATAATGCAGGTATGGTGGCACGTTATTGGTTTGAAGCTATTGCTGGCGTAAGCTGTGATGTGGAAATCGCGTCAGAATTCCGTTACCGCAAATTTGTGACACGTCCAAATAGCTTATTGATTACCCTTTCTCAATCAGGTGAAACCGCGGATACGTTAGCCGCACTTCGTCTTGCGAAAGAATCAGGTTATATGTCAGCAATGACAATTTGTAACGTGGCAAGCTCGTCATTAGTGCGCGAATCGGATTTTGCCTTTATGACCAAAGCAGGTGTGGAAATTGGCGTAGCATCAACTAAAGCCTTTACCACGCAATTAACCTGTATGTTGCTGTTAAATGCGGCGATTGGTCATTTAAAAGGTAATTTAAGCGATGAACAAGAACACCACATTATTCAAGCGTTACAACGCTTGCCAGCGCAAATTGAAAGTGCTTTAGTGTTCGATAAACAAATTGAAAAATTATCGGAAGACTTTGCGGAAAAACATCACACCCTATTCTTAGGTCGTGGTGAATACTACCCAATCGCGATGGAATCTGCGTTGAAATTAAAAGAAATTTCATATATCCATGCGGAAGCCTATGCGGCAGGTGAATTAAAACACGGTCCATTAGCATTGATTGATAGCGAAATGCCAGTAGTGGTAGTCGCGCCTGAAAATGATTTGTTAGAGAAAGTAAAATCTAACATCGAAGAAGTACGTGCGCGTGGTGGTCAGTTATATGTATTTGCTGATAGCGATGCAGGTTTTACGGACGCAGATAATTTTAAAACTATTGTGTTACCAAAAGTGGATGAAGTCACTGCACCAATTTTCTATACCGTACCGTTACAATTATTGTCATACCATATTGCTTTAATTAAAGGTACGGACGTTGACCAACCTCGTAACCTTGCGAAAGCAGTAACCGTAGAGTAA
- the nanT gene encoding major facilitator transporter produces the protein MTHKVDNYGWKALLGSAVGYAMDGFDLLILGFMLTAISADLGLTPAQGGSLVTWTLIGAVAGGIIFGALSDKYGRIRVLTWTIVLFAVFTGLCALAQGYWDLLIYRTVAGIGLGGEFGIGMALAAEAWPARHRAKASSYVALGWQIGVLAAALLTPLLLPVIGWHGMFVVGIFPAFVAWFLRARLHEPEVFTRKQAVEKPKQSPFKLLVKDSKTTKVSAGIVVLTSVQNFGYYGIMIWLPNFLSKQLGFSLTKSGLWTAVTICGMMAGIWIFGRLADKIGRKPSFLIFQAGAVVSIIAYSQLTEPTAMLFAGAALGAFVNGMMGGYGALMSEAYPTEARATAQNVLFNLGRAVGGFGPVVVGAIVSAYSFQIAIAFLATIYVLDMIATIFLIPELKGKALE, from the coding sequence ATGACACATAAAGTAGATAACTACGGCTGGAAAGCGTTGCTGGGTTCCGCTGTGGGTTATGCAATGGACGGGTTTGACCTGTTAATTCTTGGTTTTATGCTTACCGCGATTTCTGCTGATCTTGGCTTAACACCTGCGCAAGGCGGTTCTTTAGTAACTTGGACCTTAATCGGTGCGGTAGCTGGCGGCATTATTTTCGGTGCATTAAGTGATAAATATGGCCGAATTCGCGTATTAACTTGGACAATCGTTTTATTTGCGGTATTCACTGGCTTATGTGCTTTAGCACAAGGTTATTGGGATCTCTTGATTTACCGAACTGTTGCAGGTATTGGTTTAGGTGGTGAATTTGGTATTGGTATGGCATTAGCTGCTGAAGCTTGGCCTGCTCGTCACCGTGCAAAAGCGTCATCTTATGTTGCACTAGGTTGGCAAATAGGTGTGTTGGCCGCAGCTTTATTAACACCATTATTACTCCCGGTGATTGGTTGGCATGGGATGTTTGTAGTCGGTATTTTCCCCGCTTTTGTGGCATGGTTTTTACGCGCGCGTTTACACGAACCAGAGGTGTTTACACGAAAACAAGCGGTAGAGAAACCAAAACAATCCCCATTTAAGTTGTTAGTCAAAGATAGTAAAACCACAAAAGTCAGCGCTGGAATCGTGGTACTGACATCGGTACAAAACTTTGGTTACTACGGTATTATGATTTGGTTACCTAACTTTTTGTCGAAACAATTAGGTTTCAGCTTAACAAAATCAGGTTTATGGACTGCAGTAACAATCTGCGGCATGATGGCCGGAATTTGGATTTTCGGACGTTTAGCGGACAAAATTGGGCGAAAACCGAGTTTCTTAATCTTCCAAGCTGGGGCAGTGGTTAGTATTATTGCGTATTCACAACTTACTGAGCCAACCGCTATGTTATTTGCAGGTGCTGCGTTAGGGGCATTTGTGAATGGTATGATGGGCGGTTATGGTGCTTTAATGTCAGAAGCCTATCCAACAGAAGCACGTGCTACCGCTCAAAATGTACTATTTAACTTAGGACGTGCAGTTGGCGGCTTTGGACCTGTCGTGGTTGGTGCTATTGTTTCAGCCTATTCATTCCAAATTGCGATTGCATTCTTAGCGACGATTTATGTGCTTGATATGATTGCAACGATTTTCTTAATTCCTGAATTGAAAGGCAAAGCGTTAGAATAA